One Chromobacterium paludis genomic window carries:
- a CDS encoding MdtA/MuxA family multidrug efflux RND transporter periplasmic adaptor subunit, with the protein MSTPAPAASRRLPIALIVIALLGGGWWWHQHQQSAQQESAKHKGGMPLAVGVAAVRTMDAPLQLNALGTVNSANAVTVRSRVDGQLVKVHFTEGEQVKQGQLLAELDPRAYQAALTQAEGQLQRDQALLENARIDLARYKQLLEQNSISKQQVDTQQALVHQYEGTVKVDQGSVAAARVNVDYTRIVAPISGRVGLRQVDPGNIVHAGDANGLVTLTQTQPINVVFAIPEASLSAVLQASQANPKLRVEAWDRDNRHKLADGKLLALDNQLNTSTGTINIKASFANEKQALFPNQFVNVNLQLGVRKDAVVVPTVAVQLGKMGNYVYTVGDDSTVSIAKIQPGPVSGDYTIVEDGLKPGQRVVVDGVDKLRDGAAVKVIDRAAQAKETASAGKAHKKHGGKHPASPAN; encoded by the coding sequence ATGTCAACCCCAGCGCCCGCCGCCTCCCGCCGCCTTCCGATTGCTCTCATCGTCATCGCCCTGCTGGGCGGCGGCTGGTGGTGGCATCAGCATCAACAGAGCGCCCAACAAGAGTCCGCCAAACACAAGGGCGGCATGCCGCTGGCCGTGGGGGTCGCCGCCGTCAGGACGATGGACGCGCCGCTGCAACTGAACGCGCTGGGCACCGTCAATTCCGCCAACGCCGTGACCGTGCGCAGCCGGGTGGACGGGCAGTTGGTCAAGGTTCACTTCACTGAAGGCGAGCAAGTCAAACAGGGACAATTGCTGGCCGAGCTGGACCCGCGCGCCTACCAGGCGGCGCTGACCCAGGCAGAGGGCCAGCTGCAGCGGGACCAGGCCTTGCTGGAAAACGCGCGCATCGACCTGGCGCGCTACAAGCAGCTGCTGGAACAGAATTCCATCTCCAAACAGCAAGTGGACACGCAGCAGGCGCTGGTTCACCAGTACGAGGGCACGGTCAAGGTGGACCAGGGATCGGTCGCCGCGGCGCGCGTCAACGTCGACTACACCCGCATCGTCGCGCCGATTTCAGGCCGCGTGGGCCTGCGCCAGGTAGACCCGGGCAATATCGTGCATGCGGGCGACGCCAACGGCCTGGTCACCCTGACCCAGACTCAGCCCATCAACGTGGTATTCGCCATTCCGGAGGCCAGCCTCAGCGCGGTGCTGCAGGCCAGCCAGGCCAATCCAAAACTGCGCGTGGAAGCCTGGGACCGCGACAACCGGCACAAGCTGGCGGACGGCAAGCTGCTGGCGCTGGATAACCAGCTCAACACCAGCACCGGCACCATCAATATCAAGGCCAGCTTCGCCAACGAAAAGCAGGCCCTGTTCCCGAATCAGTTCGTCAACGTCAATCTGCAGCTGGGCGTGCGCAAAGATGCCGTGGTGGTTCCCACCGTGGCCGTGCAGCTGGGCAAGATGGGCAACTACGTCTACACCGTCGGCGACGACTCCACCGTCAGCATCGCCAAAATCCAGCCCGGCCCCGTGTCCGGCGACTACACCATCGTCGAGGACGGCCTCAAACCCGGCCAGCGCGTGGTGGTGGACGGCGTGGACAAGCTGCGCGACGGCGCGGCGGTCAAGGTGATAGACCGCGCCGCCCAGGCCAAGGAAACGGCCAGCGCCGGCAAGGCCCACAAGAAGCACGGCGGCAAGCACCCCGCCTCCCCGGCCAATTAA
- a CDS encoding amino acid permease, whose amino-acid sequence MDKKQDAPELRRSLQARHLSMIAIGGSIGTGLFLASGATISGAGAGGALLAYALVGLMVYFLMTSLGEMAAFMPVSGSFQVYGSRFVDPAFGFAQGWNYWYNWAITVAVELAAAAIIMNYWFPGVPGVVWSGGFLVIIFALNFFSVKGFGEAEFWCSMLKVATILAFIVIGFLMILGIMTEPDPHRIAPGLNVMMQGQGPFVGGLAAFVGVAMVVGFSFQGTELIGVAAGESANPGRTIPRAVRQIFWRILMFYMLSILIIGLILPHNDPSLLKNDMKDVGASPFTLVFSRAGLAFAASMMNAVILSAILSAGNSGMYASTRMLYAMSKNGMAPKMFGQLTDGGVPRNALYATTVVACLCFLTSLFKSDAVYMWLLNSSGMTGFIAWLGVAISHYRFRRAYVKQGYSLADLPYTAKWFPLGPLFAFALCLLIMLGQNYTAFTAAKVDWNGVIATYLGIPLFLALWWGYRAKHKTKMVPLEKIELAEAHRKALDLKAENEGGKLAAAQA is encoded by the coding sequence ATGGACAAGAAACAAGACGCTCCGGAGCTGCGCCGCTCCCTGCAGGCGCGTCACCTGTCGATGATCGCCATCGGCGGCTCCATCGGCACCGGCCTGTTCCTGGCCTCCGGCGCCACCATTTCCGGCGCGGGCGCCGGCGGCGCCTTGCTGGCCTATGCGCTGGTGGGCCTGATGGTTTACTTCCTGATGACCAGCCTGGGCGAGATGGCGGCCTTCATGCCGGTATCCGGCTCGTTTCAGGTCTATGGATCGCGCTTCGTCGATCCCGCCTTCGGCTTCGCCCAAGGCTGGAACTACTGGTACAACTGGGCCATCACCGTGGCGGTGGAGTTGGCCGCGGCCGCCATCATCATGAATTACTGGTTCCCCGGCGTGCCGGGCGTGGTGTGGAGCGGCGGCTTCCTCGTCATCATCTTTGCCTTGAACTTCTTTTCGGTGAAGGGCTTTGGCGAGGCCGAGTTCTGGTGCTCCATGCTCAAGGTGGCCACCATCCTCGCCTTCATCGTCATTGGCTTCCTGATGATCCTGGGCATCATGACCGAGCCGGATCCGCATCGCATCGCGCCTGGCCTCAATGTGATGATGCAGGGCCAGGGTCCCTTCGTCGGCGGCCTGGCCGCTTTCGTCGGCGTGGCCATGGTGGTGGGCTTCTCCTTCCAGGGCACGGAATTGATCGGCGTGGCCGCCGGCGAATCCGCCAATCCGGGGCGCACCATCCCGCGCGCCGTGCGTCAGATTTTCTGGCGCATCCTGATGTTCTACATGCTGTCCATCCTGATCATCGGCCTGATCCTGCCGCACAATGATCCGTCCTTGCTGAAGAACGATATGAAGGACGTGGGCGCCAGCCCGTTCACCCTGGTGTTCAGCCGCGCCGGCCTGGCCTTCGCCGCCAGCATGATGAACGCGGTGATCCTGTCCGCCATCCTGTCCGCCGGCAATTCCGGCATGTACGCGTCCACCCGCATGCTGTACGCGATGTCCAAGAACGGCATGGCGCCCAAGATGTTCGGCCAGCTGACCGACGGCGGCGTGCCGCGCAACGCGCTGTACGCGACGACCGTGGTGGCCTGCCTGTGCTTCCTGACCTCGCTGTTCAAGAGCGATGCCGTCTATATGTGGCTGCTGAACTCGTCCGGCATGACCGGCTTCATCGCCTGGCTGGGCGTGGCCATCAGCCATTACCGCTTCCGCCGCGCGTATGTGAAGCAGGGCTACAGCCTGGCCGACCTGCCTTACACCGCCAAGTGGTTTCCGTTGGGACCGTTGTTCGCTTTCGCGCTGTGTCTGCTGATCATGCTGGGCCAGAACTACACCGCCTTCACCGCCGCCAAGGTGGATTGGAACGGGGTGATCGCCACCTATCTGGGCATTCCGCTGTTCCTGGCGCTGTGGTGGGGTTACCGCGCCAAGCACAAGACCAAAATGGTGCCGCTGGAGAAGATCGAACTGGCCGAGGCGCACCGCAAGGCGCTGGATCTGAAGGCGGAAAACGAGGGCGGCAAACTGGCCGCCGCGCAGGCCTGA
- a CDS encoding MarC family protein: MQLLSLFMTKFLFVMAALLPIMNPPGLVPIFISMTARNTPQQRRFLARRIALYCALLLVGSMYVGGYVLSFFGVSLPVVQMSGGLLITFAAWRMLNDTPAESSQTSAEPTRADNSAELKQRAFYPLTFPLTVGPGSISVAITIGATLTGSGKGIVRYAVAPLAGSAAVLASSVLVYLCYAHADKLLRYLGPTGSIVFLRLSAFILLCLGVQIMWDGFGELASQWLHENAALLH; encoded by the coding sequence ATGCAGTTGCTGTCCCTGTTCATGACCAAGTTTCTTTTCGTGATGGCGGCGCTGCTGCCCATCATGAACCCGCCCGGCCTGGTGCCCATCTTCATCTCGATGACGGCGCGCAATACGCCGCAGCAACGCCGCTTCCTGGCGCGCCGCATCGCCTTGTACTGCGCGCTGTTGCTGGTGGGCAGCATGTATGTGGGCGGCTATGTGCTGTCCTTTTTCGGGGTGTCGCTGCCGGTGGTGCAGATGTCCGGCGGCCTGCTGATCACCTTTGCCGCCTGGCGCATGCTGAACGACACGCCGGCGGAATCCAGCCAGACATCGGCGGAGCCGACGCGGGCCGATAACTCGGCCGAGCTGAAGCAGCGCGCCTTCTATCCGCTGACGTTTCCGCTGACGGTAGGGCCCGGGTCGATTTCCGTGGCCATCACCATAGGCGCCACGCTGACCGGCAGCGGCAAGGGCATCGTCCGTTACGCCGTCGCGCCGTTGGCCGGCTCGGCCGCCGTGCTGGCCAGCAGCGTGCTGGTGTATCTGTGCTATGCCCATGCCGACAAACTGCTGCGCTATCTGGGGCCCACCGGCTCCATCGTCTTCCTGCGGCTATCGGCTTTTATCCTGTTGTGCCTGGGTGTGCAGATCATGTGGGACGGCTTCGGCGAACTGGCCTCGCAGTGGCTGCATGAGAACGCCGCGCTGCTGCATTGA
- the yiaY gene encoding L-threonine dehydrogenase — translation MSTSAFFIPSLNLMGAGCLQQAIDTMRGHGFRRALIVTDQGLVKTGLAAKVADMLGQADIEPVIFDGVHPNPSCANVNAGLALLKEKQCDVVVSLGGGSPHDCAKGIALVAVNGGKIQDYEGVDKSAKPQLPLVAINTTAGTASEMTRFCIITDESRHIKMAIVDKHTTPILSVNDPETMAGMPASLTAATGMDALTHAVEAYVSTIATPITDACALKAVELIAGFLRRAVKNGQDMEAREQMAYAQFLAGMAFNNASLGYVHAMAHQLGGFYDLPHGVCNAVLLPHVQAFNAAVAGERLGDVAIALGEPVRSAEAAIAAIKRLSADVGIPAGLAQLGVKEADIPTLADNALKDACGLTNPRKASHEEVCAIFRAAM, via the coding sequence ATGAGCACAAGCGCTTTCTTCATTCCCTCGCTGAACCTGATGGGCGCAGGCTGCCTGCAGCAGGCCATCGACACCATGCGCGGCCACGGCTTCCGCCGCGCGCTGATCGTCACCGACCAGGGCTTGGTCAAGACTGGCCTGGCTGCCAAGGTGGCCGACATGCTGGGCCAGGCCGACATCGAGCCGGTGATCTTCGATGGCGTGCATCCCAATCCCAGCTGCGCCAACGTCAACGCCGGCCTCGCCTTGCTCAAGGAAAAGCAGTGCGACGTGGTGGTGTCGCTGGGCGGCGGCTCGCCGCATGACTGCGCCAAGGGCATCGCGCTGGTGGCGGTGAACGGCGGCAAGATCCAAGACTACGAAGGCGTGGACAAGTCCGCCAAGCCGCAGCTGCCGCTGGTGGCGATCAACACCACGGCCGGCACCGCGTCCGAGATGACCCGCTTTTGCATCATCACCGACGAGTCGCGCCACATCAAAATGGCCATCGTGGACAAGCACACCACGCCGATTCTGTCCGTCAACGATCCCGAAACCATGGCCGGCATGCCGGCATCCCTGACCGCCGCCACCGGCATGGACGCGCTGACCCATGCCGTGGAGGCCTATGTCTCCACCATCGCCACCCCCATCACCGACGCCTGCGCCTTGAAGGCTGTCGAGCTGATCGCCGGCTTCCTGCGCCGCGCGGTGAAGAATGGCCAGGACATGGAAGCGCGCGAGCAGATGGCCTACGCCCAGTTCCTGGCCGGCATGGCGTTCAACAACGCGTCCCTGGGCTATGTACACGCGATGGCGCACCAGCTGGGCGGATTCTATGACTTGCCGCATGGTGTGTGCAACGCGGTGCTGCTGCCGCATGTGCAGGCCTTCAACGCCGCTGTGGCTGGCGAGCGCCTGGGCGATGTGGCCATCGCGCTGGGCGAGCCGGTGCGCAGCGCGGAAGCCGCCATCGCGGCGATCAAGCGGCTGTCGGCCGATGTGGGCATTCCGGCCGGGCTGGCGCAACTGGGCGTGAAGGAGGCCGATATTCCGACCCTGGCCGACAACGCGCTGAAGGATGCCTGTGGTTTGACCAACCCGCGCAAGGCCAGCCATGAGGAGGTTTGCGCGATTTTCCGCGCGGCCATGTAG
- a CDS encoding DUF488 domain-containing protein: MSAAIRLVSVRQCKIPPATGFLLSPKWPRQWPKTALQPEHWLRRVMPTEELVAWMHADPNRWPTFCEVYWSDLAANPARWEALSLALEQGELVLLHDCGDGPYTAVRALEQFLRQREAHGLAA, encoded by the coding sequence ATGAGCGCCGCTATACGTCTGGTGTCTGTCCGTCAGTGCAAGATTCCCCCCGCGACCGGTTTTTTGCTGTCGCCCAAGTGGCCGCGCCAGTGGCCGAAGACGGCGCTGCAGCCCGAGCATTGGCTGCGTCGGGTCATGCCGACTGAGGAGTTGGTGGCGTGGATGCATGCCGATCCGAACCGTTGGCCGACTTTCTGCGAAGTTTACTGGTCTGACCTGGCGGCGAATCCCGCGCGTTGGGAGGCGTTGAGCCTGGCCTTGGAGCAGGGCGAGCTGGTGCTGCTGCATGATTGCGGCGACGGCCCGTACACGGCGGTGCGCGCGCTGGAGCAGTTCCTGCGGCAGCGGGAAGCGCATGGCTTGGCAGCCTGA